A window of the Rhizobium brockwellii genome harbors these coding sequences:
- a CDS encoding NAD(P)/FAD-dependent oxidoreductase: MAVDFRFIIIGGGMMGAAAARHLSSMADGIALIGSREPEERQAHHGVFASHYDEARITRTFDGNLAWGTFAARSLDRYREIEARSGISFYSEVGCLFAVPEKGEQDYIKRALTVSRTLGSDIETIARSELGQRFPYLSVDPDSTGYFERKRAGHINPRALVRAQATLAEQGGVTLIEATATSVRDGGSHVEVTAGGRSYSAERVLVAAGGFSNFHALLPRAVDTRVMARTVAFYELGEREMAVFGGMPSTIVLGDREEDHIYILPPVRYPDGKTYLKLGGDTEALSFERLEDAGAWFRSDGSAAERDHLSRIALQLMPELAGCPVTSAPCVANFTPTGYPYAGFTQSPRIAVLTGGNFVAAKSSDELGRLGAVLLAEGRLGDEDFGGSLTPVFAAA; this comes from the coding sequence ATGGCAGTCGATTTCAGGTTCATTATCATCGGCGGCGGCATGATGGGTGCCGCCGCCGCCCGGCATCTCTCCTCGATGGCCGACGGCATCGCGCTGATCGGCTCGCGCGAGCCTGAGGAGCGCCAAGCTCATCACGGGGTCTTCGCCAGCCACTACGACGAAGCGCGCATCACCCGCACCTTCGACGGCAATCTTGCCTGGGGAACCTTCGCCGCCCGCTCGCTCGACCGCTACCGCGAGATCGAGGCAAGGAGCGGCATTTCCTTCTATTCGGAGGTCGGCTGCCTCTTTGCCGTTCCTGAGAAGGGCGAGCAGGACTATATCAAAAGGGCGCTGACCGTCAGCCGGACACTCGGCAGCGATATCGAGACCATCGCGCGGTCGGAACTCGGCCAACGTTTCCCCTATCTTTCCGTCGATCCTGATTCCACGGGATATTTCGAGCGCAAGCGCGCCGGTCACATCAACCCGCGGGCGCTGGTGCGCGCGCAGGCGACGCTCGCCGAACAGGGCGGCGTCACGCTGATTGAGGCAACAGCAACATCGGTGCGTGATGGCGGTTCCCATGTCGAGGTGACGGCCGGCGGCAGGAGCTACAGCGCCGAACGTGTGCTGGTGGCCGCCGGCGGATTCAGCAATTTCCATGCCCTGCTGCCGCGTGCGGTCGATACCAGGGTTATGGCGCGCACGGTCGCATTCTACGAACTCGGCGAGCGCGAGATGGCGGTTTTCGGCGGCATGCCGTCGACGATTGTGCTCGGTGACCGGGAAGAGGATCACATCTATATCCTGCCGCCGGTGCGTTATCCCGACGGCAAGACCTATCTGAAGCTCGGTGGCGACACCGAGGCGCTTTCTTTCGAGCGATTGGAGGATGCCGGTGCGTGGTTCCGTTCCGACGGCAGTGCTGCCGAGCGCGATCATCTGTCGCGCATCGCCTTGCAGCTGATGCCGGAGCTTGCCGGCTGCCCTGTCACATCGGCGCCCTGTGTGGCGAATTTCACGCCGACCGGTTATCCCTATGCGGGATTTACGCAGTCGCCGCGCATCGCGGTGCTGACCGGCGGCAATTTCGTCGCGGCCAAATCCTCCGACGAACTCGGGCGGTTGGGAGCGGTGCTTCTTGCTGAAGGACGGCTCGGTGATGAGGATTTTGGTGGCTCACTGACGCCGGTCTTCGCTGCTGCATGA
- a CDS encoding lytic transglycosylase domain-containing protein: MRKLIVVAATCVGMVLAGNSFAFANDWGVRADASVKKVERPSKKTERPLKKAERSVKSAKRPLKTAERPLKTVERQSGYSVANVSGNSYSALISKYANQYEVPVALATAVIRIESNFNPNARGSHGEIGLMQIKPATARMMGYSGSAKGLFDPETNIKYGMKYLAAAHDLGGGETCNTILKYNAGHGATRMNPVSKSYCGKVLAML; encoded by the coding sequence ATGAGAAAACTGATTGTTGTTGCTGCAACATGCGTTGGCATGGTGCTGGCGGGAAATAGCTTTGCCTTTGCGAATGATTGGGGTGTGCGAGCCGATGCGTCGGTGAAGAAAGTCGAACGTCCTTCGAAGAAGACAGAGCGTCCGTTGAAGAAAGCGGAGCGTTCGGTCAAGTCGGCGAAGCGTCCGCTCAAGACGGCGGAACGCCCGCTGAAGACGGTCGAGCGCCAGAGCGGTTATTCCGTCGCCAATGTTTCCGGCAATTCCTATTCCGCACTGATCAGCAAATATGCGAACCAATATGAGGTACCGGTTGCGCTTGCGACCGCGGTCATCCGCATCGAAAGCAATTTCAATCCGAATGCGCGGGGTAGCCACGGTGAAATCGGCCTGATGCAGATAAAGCCTGCAACTGCCCGCATGATGGGCTATTCCGGCAGCGCCAAGGGCCTGTTCGATCCGGAAACCAACATCAAGTACGGCATGAAATATCTGGCTGCCGCCCATGATCTCGGTGGTGGCGAGACCTGCAACACCATCCTCAAATACAATGCCGGCCATGGCGCCACGCGCATGAACCCGGTGTCCAAGTCCTATTGCGGCAAGGTTCTGGCAATGCTCTGA
- a CDS encoding N-acetylmuramoyl-L-alanine amidase, whose product MTSFEADCNSARVQPSPNHGERADGRHPDMILLHYTGMPTADGALDWLCRAESQVSSHYFVHENGEVVQLVPETRRAWHAGKSSWHGERDINSLSIGIEIANAGHPGGLPDYPKEQIAAVIELCRDCVKRWSIVPERVLGHSDVAPIRKVDPGEKFPWAELHLAGVGHWVEPATITGGRFFQSGDTGEPVEALQSMLSLYGYGTEITGEFSEKTAGDVEAFQRHFRPERIDGIADFSTIDTLHRLLSALPRYS is encoded by the coding sequence ATGACCTCTTTCGAGGCCGACTGCAACAGCGCTCGCGTGCAGCCTTCGCCGAACCATGGCGAGCGGGCGGACGGGCGCCATCCCGATATGATCTTGCTGCACTATACCGGCATGCCGACGGCAGATGGCGCGCTCGACTGGCTCTGTCGCGCCGAAAGCCAGGTTTCCAGCCACTACTTTGTGCATGAAAACGGCGAGGTGGTGCAGCTCGTGCCGGAAACACGGCGTGCCTGGCATGCGGGGAAAAGCAGCTGGCACGGCGAGAGGGACATCAATTCTCTGTCGATCGGCATTGAGATCGCCAATGCCGGCCATCCCGGCGGGCTTCCTGATTATCCGAAGGAGCAGATCGCCGCGGTCATCGAATTGTGTCGCGACTGTGTCAAACGTTGGTCGATCGTGCCGGAACGGGTGCTCGGGCATTCCGATGTCGCCCCGATCCGCAAGGTCGATCCGGGCGAGAAATTTCCCTGGGCCGAGCTCCATCTGGCTGGCGTCGGGCACTGGGTCGAGCCGGCAACGATCACCGGCGGGCGCTTCTTCCAGAGCGGCGACACAGGCGAGCCTGTCGAGGCGCTTCAGTCGATGCTGTCGCTCTATGGTTACGGCACTGAAATCACGGGTGAATTCTCCGAAAAAACGGCAGGCGACGTGGAAGCTTTCCAGCGGCATTTTCGACCCGAACGGATAGATGGCATCGCCGATTTCTCGACGATCGACACGTTGCACCGGCTGCTGTCGGCTTTGCCGCGTTATTCCTGA
- a CDS encoding J domain-containing protein, translating to MSFWEKLLNAIGNTAGNALSAVVEAIRTVFEGDPETRRKVAFSVAIIALSAKMAKADGIVSEKEVEAFREIFEFPQDQAKNVARLYNLARQDVAGYEAYAERLSTLCVTCAANCPVLEDVLDGLFHIAKADGLIHEKELNFLRHIGEIFQMSETRFEQIAARHVSSGGDPYKVLGVSPSDDFPTIRRRYHGLVSEHHPDRLISRGVPKEFHVIANERMAALNAAYEAIEKERRAA from the coding sequence ATGTCCTTCTGGGAAAAACTGTTGAATGCCATTGGCAATACCGCAGGCAATGCGCTGTCTGCGGTGGTCGAGGCTATCCGCACGGTTTTTGAAGGCGATCCCGAGACCCGGCGTAAGGTGGCTTTCTCCGTGGCGATCATCGCTCTGTCGGCCAAGATGGCCAAGGCCGACGGCATCGTCAGCGAGAAGGAGGTCGAAGCCTTCCGCGAAATCTTTGAGTTTCCGCAGGATCAGGCGAAGAACGTCGCGAGGCTTTACAACCTCGCGCGGCAGGACGTCGCCGGCTACGAAGCTTATGCCGAACGGCTCTCCACGCTCTGCGTTACCTGTGCGGCCAATTGCCCAGTGCTGGAAGACGTGCTCGACGGCCTCTTCCACATCGCCAAGGCCGACGGGCTGATCCACGAAAAGGAACTGAATTTCCTGCGCCATATCGGCGAGATCTTTCAGATGAGCGAGACCCGCTTCGAGCAGATTGCCGCCCGCCACGTCTCGTCCGGCGGCGATCCCTACAAGGTGCTCGGCGTCTCGCCTTCGGATGATTTCCCGACCATCCGCCGCCGTTACCACGGCCTCGTCAGCGAACATCATCCCGATCGGTTGATCTCGCGTGGCGTGCCGAAGGAATTCCATGTGATCGCCAATGAGCGCATGGCGGCGCTGAACGCGGCCTATGAGGCGATCGAGAAGGAACGCCGCGCCGCATGA